A single window of Terriglobia bacterium DNA harbors:
- a CDS encoding GNAT family N-acetyltransferase, with amino-acid sequence MERALRASNRKAMTNEASTPAAIIRRAVAEDADGIIRAFLESAEHHASLDPELYFVPEVETIAARYKEGRQHPAQGRAESITLVAELRAEIVGFIDVRLYQPMDAMHRQMIYCLISEIAVKREHQNHGIGGQLLRAAEDWGRQHGAEFAALEYQAANARAGAFYERMNYRLASITAIRRL; translated from the coding sequence ATGGAACGAGCGCTGCGGGCCAGTAACCGTAAAGCGATGACCAATGAAGCCTCAACGCCGGCGGCGATTATTCGTCGGGCTGTGGCAGAAGATGCTGACGGAATCATCCGCGCATTTCTTGAGAGCGCTGAACACCATGCCAGTCTTGATCCTGAGCTGTATTTTGTACCTGAGGTTGAAACCATAGCGGCACGTTACAAAGAAGGACGACAGCATCCGGCGCAGGGACGCGCAGAAAGCATCACGCTTGTCGCAGAGCTCAGGGCTGAAATCGTTGGATTCATAGATGTCCGGCTATATCAACCAATGGATGCCATGCACCGGCAAATGATCTACTGCCTCATTTCGGAGATCGCTGTAAAGCGCGAACATCAGAATCATGGCATTGGCGGGCAACTGCTGCGAGCGGCTGAGGATTGGGGTCGCCAACACGGCGCGGAATTCGCTGCCTTGGAATATCAAGCCGCAAACGCGCGTGCCGGTGCGTTCTATGAGCGCATGAATTACCGCTTAGCGTCCATCACAGCGATAAGACGTCTTTAA
- a CDS encoding tetratricopeptide repeat protein — translation MKKQSFAVVLAVLLFALCASHTASAADTKSQLIQIQTQLQLMQDNMSRMQQSFDERMGVMKDLLTQQTDNVNKMGSAVQNLQRTLGQQTTDAGSKVDQISGQVQALHDAVDELKARLAKVSKQLDDMQTAQQNITAPPSGSQPGGPSGAANNVPQAPPADQLYNDGLRDYNANKNDLASQEFAQYLQVYGNTDLAGNAQFYLGEISYRQGNYAGAVQAYNKVLDQYPGGNKTAAAQLKKAYALLELGQRDAGVQELRSLISRYPKSPEALQARDRLTKLGAAGGASKKPARPSPSHR, via the coding sequence ATGAAGAAACAAAGTTTCGCCGTTGTGCTGGCTGTGCTGCTGTTTGCACTGTGCGCCAGCCACACTGCTTCCGCCGCGGACACCAAATCACAGCTTATCCAGATCCAGACGCAGCTCCAGCTCATGCAAGACAATATGTCTCGCATGCAGCAGTCGTTCGATGAGCGCATGGGCGTGATGAAAGATCTGCTCACACAGCAGACTGATAACGTGAACAAGATGGGATCGGCTGTCCAGAATCTGCAGAGAACGCTGGGACAGCAGACCACCGACGCGGGCAGCAAGGTCGACCAGATTTCCGGGCAGGTGCAGGCACTGCATGATGCCGTGGACGAATTGAAAGCGCGTCTCGCCAAAGTGAGCAAGCAGCTCGACGATATGCAGACGGCGCAGCAAAATATTACCGCTCCGCCCTCAGGCTCGCAGCCCGGCGGTCCCAGTGGCGCGGCCAACAATGTGCCGCAGGCTCCGCCCGCAGACCAGCTTTATAACGATGGCCTGCGCGATTACAACGCCAACAAAAACGATCTGGCATCACAGGAGTTCGCGCAGTATCTGCAGGTCTATGGCAATACAGATCTCGCTGGCAACGCGCAGTTTTACCTCGGAGAAATATCTTATCGCCAGGGAAACTATGCCGGCGCCGTGCAGGCGTATAACAAAGTTTTGGACCAATATCCCGGAGGCAACAAAACCGCCGCAGCCCAGTTGAAAAAAGCTTATGCTTTGTTGGAGCTTGGCCAGCGCGATGCTGGAGTGCAGGAGTTGCGCAGCCTGATCAGCCGCTATCCAAAAAGCCCGGAGGCCTTGCAGGCCCGGGACCGTCTTACAAAGCTGGGGGCCGCCGGCGGGGCCTCCAAAAAACCTGCCCGCCCCTCGCCCAGCCACCGCTAA
- a CDS encoding DoxX family protein, producing the protein MQFEQSNRWRLARWAPLLLRLIVGYGFAVHGIAKLSRGPGSFAGILQSLGVPAPHLMAWVTILSELLGGIAIGTGAFVTIFSVPLAVILLVAIFTVHLPYGFSSIKLIAVTQTGAQFGPPGYECNLLYLAALVALVLGGPGPLAVDAFLGRNKANRPGLDTTHEKRAL; encoded by the coding sequence ATGCAGTTTGAGCAGTCAAACAGGTGGCGTCTTGCGCGTTGGGCGCCATTACTGCTGCGCCTGATTGTGGGATACGGATTCGCAGTTCACGGCATTGCCAAGCTGTCCAGGGGGCCCGGCTCATTTGCCGGCATATTGCAATCACTTGGCGTTCCTGCCCCTCACCTGATGGCGTGGGTCACAATACTCAGCGAGTTGTTGGGTGGCATAGCCATTGGAACGGGCGCATTCGTGACAATTTTCAGCGTACCGTTGGCGGTGATTCTGTTGGTTGCAATTTTCACCGTCCATCTGCCGTACGGGTTTAGCTCGATCAAATTGATTGCCGTAACGCAGACGGGAGCCCAGTTCGGTCCTCCAGGTTATGAATGCAATCTCTTATATCTCGCTGCTCTTGTAGCGTTGGTTTTGGGTGGGCCAGGACCGCTAGCGGTTGATGCATTCCTCGGGAGGAACAAGGCTAACAGACCCGGCTTAGACACAACTCATGAGAAGAGGGCCCTATGA
- a CDS encoding haloacid dehalogenase type II: MNRREFVALTAAGLASCALGPRSGDPGRDQAAKTKIKAIAFDAFPIFDPRPVFARAEELFPGNGMALSDEWRTRQFEYTWLRAVAQRYADFWQVTEDALVFAANKLRLDLGAEKREKLMSGYLNLKAWPDVSPAISAIKKSGLRLALLSNLTPHMLQANIRSAGLAGIFEEVISTDQARTFKPDPRAYQLGIESLGLQRDQILFAAFAGWDAAGAKLFGYPTFWVNRLKLPTEELGAVPDASGGSLLDFVQFLHTNATSG; the protein is encoded by the coding sequence ATGAATCGAAGAGAGTTTGTGGCTCTCACAGCCGCCGGCCTGGCCTCCTGTGCTTTAGGGCCGCGGTCCGGTGATCCAGGTAGAGACCAGGCTGCAAAAACAAAGATCAAGGCCATTGCGTTTGATGCGTTCCCGATCTTTGATCCCAGGCCGGTCTTCGCCCGGGCAGAGGAGCTTTTTCCCGGAAATGGTATGGCGCTGAGCGACGAGTGGCGCACGCGCCAGTTCGAATACACGTGGCTACGCGCAGTCGCACAACGATATGCGGACTTCTGGCAAGTTACAGAGGATGCTCTCGTCTTCGCCGCCAATAAACTAAGACTGGACCTGGGCGCTGAAAAGCGCGAAAAACTGATGAGCGGTTATCTAAATTTGAAAGCCTGGCCCGACGTATCGCCGGCCATCAGCGCCATCAAGAAATCGGGGCTCAGGCTGGCACTCCTTTCGAACCTCACGCCGCACATGCTTCAGGCCAACATTAGAAGCGCCGGTTTAGCCGGCATATTTGAAGAGGTTATCAGCACCGATCAGGCAAGAACGTTCAAGCCTGATCCGCGCGCTTATCAATTGGGCATTGAATCCCTGGGACTTCAACGCGACCAGATCCTATTCGCGGCATTCGCCGGATGGGACGCGGCAGGCGCCAAGTTGTTTGGGTACCCAACGTTCTGGGTCAATCGATTGAAGCTGCCGACCGAGGAGCTCGGCGCAGTTCCCGACGCCTCCGGTGGGAGCTTGCTGGACTTTGTGCAATTCCTGCACACGAACGCAACTTCGGGGTAA
- a CDS encoding cytochrome P450 yields MLVTIGMMTKDCQPSIGGTQPASPGQVPLCSANPPGPRGLPLLGSLLDVKRDRLGFLATLREEFGDIVMFRMGHKPVYFINCPDGVRRVLRDNHRNYKKGVGLTHAKQLIGDGLLTSEGALWQRQRRMARSAFEQGAVCAYAPAVNAAVQAMCVRWDASRERNTGIRIFSEMSRLTLDILVRCLGGADFAYRAETVETAFRVATEHAMHRMTALFECTARLPTPRNRRFVRALRDLEEVVHGLIANRRCSSDKPPDLLSTLLRARDENGAEMGDRQIRDEIMTILLAGHETTACTLGWFWYLLAKNPDTRRKVREECDLTGPGCPVVADLSKCTYTNLALRETMRLYPAVWLIPRKSIEADVVAKFVIPARSDVIISPYVLHRHPMHWHRPDEFAPERFQPTVAERRDPHVYIPFGIGPRACVGQSMGLLEAQLIILSVTRKYRLTLEDDCRIEPIPQLTLRPATDLIMGLELEEPQDGSMKSSPKA; encoded by the coding sequence ATGCTCGTAACCATCGGCATGATGACAAAAGACTGCCAACCCTCAATCGGTGGGACACAGCCGGCGTCGCCCGGACAAGTTCCCCTCTGCTCCGCGAACCCACCAGGACCGCGCGGCCTGCCTCTCCTCGGCAGTCTTCTAGATGTCAAGCGAGATCGCCTGGGCTTTCTGGCCACACTGAGGGAAGAGTTCGGAGACATCGTTATGTTCCGCATGGGTCATAAACCCGTGTACTTTATAAATTGCCCAGACGGTGTCAGACGGGTTTTACGTGATAACCATCGCAATTATAAGAAGGGCGTGGGACTTACTCATGCTAAACAGCTCATCGGGGATGGGCTCCTAACTAGCGAAGGTGCGCTGTGGCAACGTCAGCGACGGATGGCCCGATCGGCCTTTGAGCAAGGTGCCGTGTGCGCCTATGCACCGGCGGTAAACGCAGCCGTCCAAGCGATGTGTGTTCGGTGGGACGCATCGCGGGAGCGTAATACCGGCATAAGGATCTTTTCTGAAATGTCGCGACTTACGTTGGACATCCTAGTCAGATGCCTTGGCGGTGCTGACTTTGCGTATCGAGCCGAGACGGTTGAGACGGCATTCCGCGTCGCCACTGAGCATGCGATGCATCGTATGACAGCTTTATTCGAGTGCACGGCGCGATTGCCTACGCCACGGAACCGGCGCTTTGTGAGAGCATTGCGTGATTTGGAGGAAGTCGTCCATGGTCTAATCGCCAACCGGCGATGCTCCAGCGACAAGCCGCCTGATTTGCTTTCGACGCTACTTCGCGCACGTGATGAAAACGGGGCGGAAATGGGCGACAGGCAGATCCGCGACGAGATAATGACTATTCTGCTCGCCGGTCATGAGACGACGGCATGTACCCTGGGGTGGTTTTGGTATTTGCTCGCAAAGAACCCGGACACAAGAAGGAAAGTGAGAGAAGAATGTGACCTCACCGGGCCAGGATGCCCGGTCGTCGCCGATCTTTCCAAATGTACCTACACGAATCTTGCGCTACGAGAGACCATGCGCCTCTACCCCGCCGTATGGCTTATACCGAGGAAGTCGATTGAAGCGGATGTCGTTGCGAAATTCGTGATTCCGGCACGCTCCGATGTAATAATTAGCCCATACGTCTTGCACCGGCATCCGATGCACTGGCACCGGCCTGATGAGTTTGCGCCAGAACGTTTTCAGCCCACGGTAGCCGAGAGGCGTGATCCGCATGTTTACATCCCATTCGGTATAGGACCGCGGGCGTGCGTCGGGCAAAGTATGGGTCTGCTTGAGGCACAACTGATCATCCTATCGGTGACGCGGAAGTATCGGCTCACTCTCGAGGACGACTGTAGAATCGAGCCGATTCCCCAGCTAACCCTTCGTCCTGCAACTGACTTGATAATGGGATTGGAACTTGAAGAGCCTCAAGACGGTTCGATGAAGTCGTCGCCCAAGGCGTAA
- a CDS encoding zf-HC2 domain-containing protein produces the protein MNCESVQDLLPLYLSGELTGEGLAAVQHHIKACEACAQSAIADRQLDDMLRTAMLEHSPDVSAVLQRVHGEMASSGWKRMLHVRSLRFAALAAMVVLVAVLGVSSFRAHQVQRTIALAAASDHYSDLVLLRHPDWAYQPEDVARFMLEEFSRQDLLAAITPKGAVFEKVRLCNLGGAQYAHFVFRTGPTETSVFLIPNGQATNRHDSIHLADAGHGLEASGFSSTHMSGVVVGNRGQVQTQEIANRLGGVF, from the coding sequence ATGAATTGCGAAAGTGTTCAAGACTTGCTGCCACTTTACCTTTCAGGGGAGCTAACCGGAGAAGGATTGGCTGCCGTGCAGCATCACATCAAAGCATGTGAGGCTTGCGCGCAGTCGGCAATTGCAGATCGCCAACTGGACGACATGTTACGGACAGCAATGCTGGAACATAGCCCGGACGTTTCAGCCGTCCTTCAGCGGGTCCATGGAGAGATGGCGAGTTCCGGGTGGAAGAGAATGCTGCATGTTCGTTCATTGCGCTTTGCTGCATTGGCCGCAATGGTTGTTCTGGTGGCTGTTCTCGGCGTCTCAAGCTTTCGGGCGCATCAGGTGCAAAGAACAATAGCCCTGGCTGCAGCTAGTGATCACTACAGCGACCTGGTGCTGTTGCGACATCCTGATTGGGCCTACCAGCCTGAGGATGTTGCCCGGTTCATGCTGGAAGAATTTTCACGGCAGGATTTGCTCGCTGCGATTACGCCCAAGGGAGCCGTGTTTGAAAAGGTCCGCTTGTGTAACCTGGGCGGAGCGCAGTATGCGCATTTCGTTTTCAGAACCGGACCGACCGAGACATCCGTTTTTCTGATTCCAAACGGCCAAGCCACAAACAGACATGATTCAATTCATTTGGCTGATGCCGGCCACGGTTTAGAGGCTTCGGGCTTCTCTTCTACACATATGAGCGGAGTGGTTGTCGGCAACAGGGGGCAAGTGCAGACGCAGGAGATCGCGAACCGACTGGGAGGAGTGTTCTAA
- a CDS encoding cupin domain-containing protein encodes MRDKSSFSSHSENVLEVIVSSQTSYSINLDAKFGNLEKIDINALVNACKEPWFNQTLCRVNDCVVRLGVVHGEFHWHKHDEEDEFFYVVQGRFFIDLQDRSVELLPNQGFTVPKGVIHKTRAPERTVILMIEGAGVKPTGD; translated from the coding sequence ATGCGTGATAAAAGCAGCTTTAGCTCCCATTCTGAAAATGTTCTGGAGGTTATTGTGAGTTCTCAAACCAGCTACTCCATTAATTTGGATGCGAAATTCGGAAACCTGGAGAAGATAGATATCAACGCCCTTGTGAATGCCTGCAAAGAGCCCTGGTTTAACCAGACGCTCTGCCGGGTGAATGATTGTGTCGTGAGGCTGGGTGTGGTGCACGGTGAGTTCCACTGGCATAAGCACGATGAGGAAGACGAGTTCTTCTATGTGGTGCAAGGAAGATTCTTCATTGATTTGCAGGACCGCAGTGTAGAGCTTCTCCCCAACCAAGGCTTCACTGTGCCCAAAGGAGTTATCCATAAGACCAGGGCGCCGGAGCGCACGGTCATATTGATGATTGAAGGCGCAGGCGTTAAACCTACGGGCGACTAA
- a CDS encoding VOC family protein: MSKIPATSLRGLFEAHLHVLDLERSMRFYEDVLGLELGRHERARRAAFYWIGKDQNTMLGLWEAPPWVVDVTSNIVRMQHIAFAVGLEDMNGVIQNIKRKKIELRNFFGEITDEPSVFGWMPAASIYFQDVDGHLLEFIARIDHEPVPDIGAVSLSEWNERCGPVTVKR, from the coding sequence ATGAGCAAAATACCGGCAACATCCCTGCGCGGACTCTTCGAAGCGCATCTACACGTCCTGGATCTGGAAAGGTCCATGAGGTTCTATGAGGATGTCCTCGGTCTGGAATTGGGCCGCCATGAACGTGCGCGACGCGCTGCGTTTTATTGGATCGGAAAGGACCAAAACACAATGCTGGGCTTATGGGAAGCGCCACCGTGGGTTGTGGATGTAACGAGCAACATCGTGCGAATGCAGCACATTGCATTTGCTGTGGGCCTGGAAGATATGAATGGCGTAATCCAAAACATCAAGAGGAAGAAAATCGAACTGAGAAACTTCTTTGGTGAAATTACCGATGAGCCGAGCGTGTTCGGCTGGATGCCTGCCGCTTCCATCTACTTCCAAGATGTTGACGGCCACTTATTGGAATTTATTGCCAGAATCGATCACGAACCGGTACCGGATATCGGCGCCGTATCTCTCTCGGAATGGAACGAGCGCTGCGGGCCAGTAACCGTAAAGCGATGA
- a CDS encoding sigma-70 family RNA polymerase sigma factor, translating to MELDDVKFVRGTSLTMPKDWTFEFEAVALPHAGGLLRYALHLEGEKARAEDLVQETLLSAWRHFHQFEQGTNCKAWLFRILKNLHSKQMRRMIRKPEVSLEENAPRLAAPERISANQQVRDAFARLIPEHQEVLQLAAVEGLGIREMADVLQVPQGTVMSRLSRARASLRSVLQTRAFVRKEGL from the coding sequence ATGGAGCTTGATGACGTCAAATTTGTCCGCGGCACGAGTTTAACAATGCCAAAGGACTGGACATTTGAATTTGAGGCTGTCGCTCTTCCGCACGCAGGAGGCCTGCTTCGCTACGCGCTACATCTCGAAGGAGAGAAGGCGAGAGCTGAAGATCTGGTCCAGGAGACGCTTCTTTCTGCATGGCGCCATTTCCATCAGTTCGAACAAGGCACCAATTGCAAGGCTTGGTTGTTCCGAATTTTGAAGAACCTGCATTCCAAGCAAATGCGGCGAATGATCCGTAAACCGGAAGTGTCTCTCGAAGAGAACGCACCGCGGCTCGCCGCACCGGAGCGGATTTCCGCCAATCAGCAGGTGCGGGACGCATTTGCACGGCTCATTCCCGAGCACCAGGAGGTGCTGCAACTTGCGGCCGTTGAGGGCCTTGGAATCCGTGAAATGGCGGACGTGCTTCAGGTTCCTCAAGGGACCGTGATGTCACGTTTGAGCCGGGCGCGGGCCAGCCTTCGCAGCGTATTGCAGACACGCGCATTTGTCCGGAAGGAAGGCTTATGA
- the mtnC gene encoding acireductone synthase, protein MSKPLTANDHGSAVKPQQTGNEPEMVPAKLTQIILLDVEGTTAPISFVYEKLFPYARKNIRSYLMQHGEQPEIKDALVRLQEENLQDLKDGAPGFGRNQGDGKYIDSAVAYCLWLMDRDRKTTPLKTLQGHIWREGFASHELQSEVFADVPECFAAWRKQGRRIAIYSSGSVAAQKMVFENTPFGNLTPQIEAFFDTNVGPKKSANSYTRIIKELRANPADVLFVSDVPDELDAAVAAGMSVALAVRPGNTQYPNAPNYPVVSSLHDLR, encoded by the coding sequence ATGAGCAAACCATTAACAGCGAACGATCATGGAAGCGCGGTCAAGCCTCAGCAAACCGGAAATGAGCCTGAGATGGTCCCAGCGAAGCTGACGCAGATCATTCTTTTGGATGTGGAAGGAACAACCGCGCCTATCAGCTTCGTCTACGAGAAGCTCTTTCCTTACGCTCGTAAGAATATCCGGTCCTACCTGATGCAACACGGCGAGCAGCCTGAGATCAAAGATGCCCTGGTGCGACTGCAGGAAGAAAATTTGCAGGATTTGAAAGACGGCGCGCCGGGCTTTGGCCGGAACCAGGGAGATGGGAAGTACATCGACTCTGCCGTGGCCTATTGCCTCTGGCTTATGGACCGTGACCGCAAGACAACCCCATTGAAAACTCTCCAGGGCCATATCTGGAGGGAAGGTTTCGCAAGCCACGAACTGCAAAGCGAGGTTTTCGCCGATGTGCCCGAATGTTTTGCCGCCTGGCGCAAACAGGGCAGGCGAATCGCAATCTATTCGTCGGGAAGCGTGGCTGCGCAAAAGATGGTCTTTGAGAACACGCCGTTTGGCAATCTAACGCCTCAAATCGAAGCTTTCTTCGATACCAATGTGGGTCCCAAAAAAAGTGCGAACAGCTATACCCGGATCATCAAGGAGCTTCGGGCCAATCCGGCAGACGTCCTTTTTGTCTCTGATGTGCCCGACGAACTGGACGCTGCCGTCGCCGCTGGAATGTCGGTGGCGCTGGCCGTCAGGCCAGGCAACACGCAGTACCCCAATGCTCCCAACTATCCTGTAGTGAGTTCGCTGCACGATCTCCGCTAG
- a CDS encoding (2Fe-2S)-binding protein, whose protein sequence is MSNAGPLFRPYDKLVKITLGEKQFEVPDGNMLLRALQFLSPEDISYGKFCWNEECQYCRVNYDLGPGTQNRTAISCKLMVQDGMRVTEVAQEIKYCLRKLGLNLKVKETKS, encoded by the coding sequence ATGTCCAACGCGGGGCCACTGTTTCGTCCGTATGACAAGCTGGTAAAGATCACGCTGGGAGAAAAGCAGTTTGAAGTCCCAGACGGCAATATGCTGCTGCGCGCGCTGCAATTTCTCTCTCCTGAAGATATCTCTTACGGAAAGTTCTGCTGGAATGAGGAGTGCCAGTATTGCCGCGTGAATTACGATCTTGGGCCGGGCACGCAGAACCGCACCGCAATCTCATGCAAGCTGATGGTGCAGGATGGTATGCGCGTGACGGAAGTGGCGCAGGAGATCAAGTATTGCCTGCGCAAGCTGGGACTCAACCTAAAAGTGAAAGAGACGAAAAGTTGA
- a CDS encoding phosphotriesterase-related protein, with amino-acid sequence MAQVQTVRGAIDTSQLGTTLMHEHVFVLDTEILQNYPEEWGREEQRVADAITRLNELKAKGVDTIVDLTVIGLGRYLPRIKQIAHQTKINIIVATGIYTYHDAPLYFHFRGPGTVLGGPELIVDMFVRDINEGIADTGVKAGILKCATDEPGVTKDVERILRATAQAHRKTGVPISTHTHAGKRVGLDQQRIFREEGVDLSRVVIGHSGDTTDLGYLEELVGNGSYIGMDRFGIDTILSFEDRVNTVAAMCKRGHAEKMVLSHDAACYNHWLPERPLSTMLPRWNYLHIHNDVIPALKQKGVTHEQLQTMLVTNPRKIFDQQGAY; translated from the coding sequence ATGGCACAAGTGCAAACGGTCCGCGGGGCCATTGATACGTCGCAGCTCGGCACCACACTGATGCACGAGCACGTGTTCGTGCTGGATACCGAGATACTCCAGAATTATCCGGAAGAGTGGGGACGTGAAGAGCAGCGCGTTGCCGATGCCATAACGCGGCTGAACGAACTCAAGGCCAAAGGCGTGGACACGATCGTCGACCTTACGGTGATTGGGCTGGGACGCTATCTCCCCAGGATCAAGCAGATTGCGCATCAGACAAAAATTAACATCATCGTTGCAACCGGAATTTATACCTATCACGATGCGCCGCTCTACTTTCATTTTCGCGGGCCGGGCACGGTTCTGGGTGGTCCAGAGCTGATCGTGGACATGTTTGTGCGCGACATCAATGAAGGAATCGCCGATACCGGAGTGAAAGCCGGAATTTTGAAATGCGCTACCGACGAACCGGGTGTGACCAAGGACGTGGAGCGGATTCTGCGCGCCACCGCACAGGCACACCGAAAAACCGGCGTGCCGATTTCTACTCATACACATGCCGGAAAGCGCGTGGGGCTTGACCAGCAAAGAATTTTTCGCGAAGAAGGCGTCGATCTCTCTCGCGTAGTGATTGGCCACTCCGGAGACACAACCGATCTGGGCTATCTGGAAGAACTTGTTGGCAACGGCTCATACATCGGCATGGACCGCTTTGGCATTGATACGATTTTGTCTTTTGAAGACCGCGTCAATACCGTGGCGGCCATGTGCAAGCGCGGCCATGCGGAAAAAATGGTGCTCTCGCACGACGCGGCGTGTTACAACCACTGGCTGCCGGAACGTCCGTTGTCCACGATGCTGCCGCGATGGAACTATCTACACATCCATAATGATGTAATTCCCGCGCTGAAGCAGAAGGGCGTCACCCACGAGCAGTTGCAGACCATGCTGGTCACGAATCCACGAAAGATCTTTGATCAGCAGGGCGCTTATTGA
- a CDS encoding alpha/beta hydrolase: protein MMSSELILDRKVKEFLRLLAVQDGPHLYEVPLDIARAMAVIGQLRFPVPRIEADVEDREIEIGSQGRLRIRIVRPVGSRGKLPGIMYFHGGGWVVNDRDTHDRLVREIAYGSEAAVVFVEYSRSPEARYPTAIEEAYAATCWVAQHGASIGVDPERIAVMGDSAGGNMATVVTLLARQRGGPKILAQVLFYPTTDCNFETLSYQQFGKDYFLTREDMQWFWNEYAPDPNVRLEPTASPLRASLEHLKGLPRALIITGECDVVRDEGEAYARQLARAGVEVTATRYLGMIHGFTFLNVFADLPAAKAAIAQATGMLRSIFAVSATETMRSNTELASVIKAG, encoded by the coding sequence ATGATGAGCTCTGAATTGATACTTGATCGTAAAGTAAAGGAGTTCCTGCGCTTACTGGCAGTGCAGGACGGCCCGCATCTTTATGAGGTTCCGCTGGATATTGCTCGTGCCATGGCGGTCATCGGGCAGCTGCGTTTTCCCGTGCCCAGAATCGAAGCAGACGTGGAAGACAGGGAAATTGAAATTGGAAGCCAGGGCCGCCTCAGAATTCGCATTGTCCGCCCTGTAGGAAGCCGTGGAAAGCTGCCGGGCATCATGTATTTTCATGGCGGCGGCTGGGTAGTCAATGATCGAGACACCCATGACCGCCTGGTCCGTGAGATTGCTTACGGATCTGAAGCTGCGGTTGTCTTTGTGGAGTACTCACGCTCACCTGAAGCGCGTTACCCCACAGCTATTGAAGAGGCATATGCGGCCACCTGCTGGGTTGCGCAACACGGGGCAAGCATTGGCGTTGATCCGGAAAGGATCGCGGTGATGGGAGACAGCGCCGGCGGCAATATGGCAACCGTGGTTACCTTGCTGGCAAGGCAACGTGGCGGACCAAAAATCCTGGCGCAAGTGCTCTTTTACCCCACCACGGATTGCAATTTTGAAACTTTGTCTTACCAGCAGTTTGGGAAGGATTACTTCCTGACGCGGGAGGACATGCAATGGTTCTGGAATGAATATGCTCCCGATCCGAATGTGCGATTGGAGCCTACCGCGTCGCCGTTAAGGGCTTCCCTGGAGCACCTTAAAGGGCTTCCGCGCGCATTGATCATCACCGGTGAGTGCGACGTGGTTCGGGATGAAGGTGAAGCATATGCGCGGCAGCTTGCGCGCGCGGGAGTGGAGGTCACTGCCACGCGATATCTGGGGATGATTCACGGATTCACATTTCTGAATGTCTTTGCCGATCTGCCCGCGGCCAAAGCTGCGATTGCTCAGGCCACAGGGATGTTGCGAAGCATCTTCGCAGTTTCAGCAACGGAGACAATGAGGTCGAACACGGAATTGGCTTCTGTTATCAAAGCAGGTTGA
- a CDS encoding YbaK/prolyl-tRNA synthetase associated domain-containing protein — protein MSQETYERLIALLDQHKAQYRLIDHPAEGRTELVSPMRGNRLEQAAKCIVIMAKLGRKTTKYILGVVAGDARVNLNAVKSLLGGTYISFASPDIAEKLSGSVVGTVLPFSFTPEMELIVDPGLLVNEEIFFNAARLDRSMALRTSDYLAITQPRIEKIAASAE, from the coding sequence ATGTCACAGGAAACGTATGAGCGTTTAATCGCTCTTTTAGATCAACACAAAGCGCAGTACCGGCTAATCGATCATCCGGCTGAAGGGCGCACCGAGCTTGTGAGCCCGATGCGAGGCAACCGGCTGGAACAGGCGGCAAAATGCATCGTGATCATGGCCAAGCTGGGCAGGAAAACCACCAAATACATCCTGGGCGTTGTGGCTGGAGATGCCCGGGTCAATTTAAATGCCGTGAAATCATTGCTAGGAGGGACATATATATCCTTTGCCTCTCCTGACATTGCAGAGAAGCTCTCAGGCAGTGTAGTGGGAACGGTCCTGCCATTCTCATTTACGCCGGAAATGGAGCTCATTGTCGATCCTGGGCTTCTAGTGAACGAGGAAATCTTTTTCAACGCAGCGCGCCTTGACCGATCCATGGCGTTGCGTACGAGTGATTATCTGGCCATTACACAACCCCGCATCGAAAAGATTGCCGCCTCGGCCGAATGA